A genomic region of Rhipicephalus sanguineus isolate Rsan-2018 chromosome 3, BIME_Rsan_1.4, whole genome shotgun sequence contains the following coding sequences:
- the LOC119387744 gene encoding calmodulin-beta, whose protein sequence is MDDVQQRVPSALSDSSPKSPQHKERPPLSEEQISEFREAFTLYDKDGSGCIRAKDLGTVIRSLGYQPTEAQVAEIVGSRETIDFPEFLTIMAKEDIRSADADEEIREAFKVFDRNGDGFVSVAELRHVMTTMGEKLTHEEVDEMIREADQDGDGRINYEEFVNMVTSK, encoded by the exons ATGGACGACGTTCAGCAGCGAGTGCCGTCGGCCCTTTCAGACTCCTCGCCCAAGTCGCCGCAGCACAAGGAGCGGCCCCCGCTGAGCGAGGAGCAGATCAGCGAGTTCCGCGAGGCTTTCACGCTGTACGATAAAGATGGGAGCGGCTGCATAAGGGCGAAAGATCTGGGCACGGTCATACGGTCCCTCGGCTACCAGCCGACCGAGGCGCAAGTCGCG GAGATAGTGGGCTCGCGGGAGACGATCGACTTTCCCGAGTTCCTGACCATCATGGCGAAAGAGGACATCCGCTCGGCCGACGCCGACGAGGAGATCCGCGAGGCCTTCAAGGTGTTCGACCGCAACGGCGACGGCTTCGTGAGTGTCGCCGAGCTGCGCCACGTGATGACCACCATGGGCGAGAAGCTGACGCACGAAGAAGTGGACGAGATGATACGCGAAGCGGATCAGGACGGCGACGGGCGCATCAACTACGAAGAGTTCGTCAACATGGTCACCTCCAAATGA